The DNA window TATAGACCCAATTTGAAAGCATAACCTTGCATGAGTTTTCCTCCTATTgttccccaacagttatcacagaatggaGGTCTCTCTCAAATAAGTCCGGTATGAACGTAAGtgatgttttaaaataaaaaaaaaacgtgaacgaCATTATTGTACTGATAAGATAATGTTCCACGACAGATCGTGCAaactgctactatttaaagtCTTCACCTcaccaatctgaggtgatacggatttcaggtggagtactcgtttacgggatcgtaTATTATGAATGGAGGGGCGATCCAATCCGGAATAgccaaaaaaaggaggagtATGCTTTTCGTACAATATTTACTGAACGACCCAATTTATTCATGAGACTGGTTGGCTTAAaggcaccccacgaatctggcgtagtgcggatttcaggtgggttatgcctaaacggagtcgtagattatggagagaagggtgattccgtccattttttcctaattgccgtagaaaaacggcctggaagatacggtttcgagcgtcccggcgcgctattttctacgacgagatCGATTGGAGgacgccagctttgtgcatgGGCCGCATCTTggcggccgtttttttacggcaattaggaaggaatgggcggaatcagccctttctccataatctactatcccgtatacgaatactccacctgaaatccgtaccacctaagattcgtggggtgatgcctttaagattatTCGTGTTCCACTTCCATAGGAAGTACCAATGTGAGTCAAACGTACAGGAATATAGAAACGCGAGAGGAATCATAGAGGTGCAACGCAACGTCCGCAGTGGCCACGGCCAAGAAACGGTtacaacgtctcatttaccttttgccAAACGCAAACGAATACTACTGCACTGTGGCGCAGCAGTTGCAAGCTGCTGGATCCCCTTCACCCTATTTTAGCGCTTTACgacgtcggcgcaccaactcTACTCCGCGGGACACGTCCCATCGCACCCGTTTCTGAGTTTCCTGACTCACACAAACAAGACACGTTgcagaataagctcgttattatacgGCATAagcacgattttttttgcgaattcgAAAGGTCCAAGAAAGTGCTGATGTTCacttcaccttgatcaccttgactcctgttgatcttcgaactggtcgagggggcgccagtaattcttccatttgtcccgatcgcgtgccagagtaacccagtggttcctcctttcgcgtgggacacgaagagcatcatactttcctttgaaggatttcgtgaagaaatctgaccatcgggtcggcagtcttcctgtagtgcgctgaatatcgcggggaacccagtcgctcacggctctggtccaacggttgtcgttaaagcgcatcacgtgttcgtcccaccttattttactttccttggcaaacgcagcGGCGTCtttaatcttcgatcgttgacgtaggagagaacttcgaatcccatcCCTAACCTGTGAAAcaggatactcctagcatcactctctcaattgcgcgttcaatgacgctcaccgcgttttcttcctgcttgcgaaatgcccaggtttccgaagcgtagatcaaagcaggaagtacggtggtgttgaagaggtgagcacggagccgggtgtttctggtcttcttcactacatcctcgatgctcttgtacgctccccaagccgctcgtctcatTCTCGTCTCCTGCTCGGAGGTCacgtcgttcatcatgttcaattcccgacccagataaacgtagctggtgcattcagATATGTCCGTTTCGTtaagcgtgaatggggcattcgagacccatccgttccgcatgaacatcgtcttttgtaggtTAAGCTGAAGagcgatgcatccacatgt is part of the Necator americanus strain Aroian chromosome V, whole genome shotgun sequence genome and encodes:
- a CDS encoding hypothetical protein (NECATOR_CHRV.G19341.T2), which translates into the protein MEAVVEALDNQGVPTQYIKVLRELYSNFTTVVGISPLYKNIIIDVKRGVRQDDTISTKIFTATLDNAMRKLEWHDMGVKVDGRQLHHLRFADDIVLITPSISLAERMLTEFDETCGCIALQLNLQKTMFMRNGWVSNAPFTLNETDISECTSYVYLGRELNMMNDVTSEQETRMRRAAWGAYKSIEDVVKKTRNTRLRAHLFNTTVLPALIYASETWAFRKQEENAVRDGIRSSLLRQRSKIKDAAAFAKESKIRWDEHVMRFNDNRWTRAVSDWVPRDIQRTTGRLPTRWSDFFTKSFKGKYDALRVPRERRNHWVTLARDRDKWKNYWRPLDQFEDQQESR
- a CDS encoding hypothetical protein (NECATOR_CHRV.G19341.T1), which produces MEAVVEALDNQGVPTQYIKVLRELYSNFTTVVGISPLYKNIIIDVKRGVRQDDTISTKIFTATLDNAMRKLEWHDMGVKVDGRQLHHLRFADDIVLITPSISLAERMLTEFDETCGCIALQLNLQKTMFMRNGWVSNAPFTLNETDISECTSYVYLGRELNMMNDVTSEQETRMRRAAWGAYKSIEDVVKKTRNTRLRAHLFNTTVLPALIYASETWAFRKQEENAVSVIERAIERVMLGVSCFTG